One Azospirillum sp. B510 genomic window carries:
- a CDS encoding S1C family serine protease yields MRVVSTTVVLRLAAAILLSPMGPYGLMGLRADLARAAEPEQLDPQRVLRSVVGISAVVPPDSQSARTLGTERQGSGIVIDGSGLILTIGYTVMEASQIQVAAADGRSYPANMVAYDPVSGFALLRAEMGFSAPWMRLAKADTVTGAVKEGDTLLALSGGGNRGATAVKLVGKREFAGYWEYLVDEALFTFPPIRAFNGAALVNREGRLVGVGSLLVAEAVPGRGLPGNMFVPVSALEPILADLLAYGRRQEPARPWLGVTLREEMGRLLVEKVSPRGPAESAGLRPGDWIVGVGGQRFSGLADFYRKLWGLGPAGIVVPLEVMRGSTLTPVPVTSADRVRFLRLNPTL; encoded by the coding sequence ATGCGGGTCGTCTCAACAACGGTCGTGCTGCGGCTGGCGGCCGCGATCCTCCTCAGCCCAATGGGCCCGTATGGGCTGATGGGGCTGCGGGCAGACCTGGCGCGGGCGGCGGAACCGGAGCAACTGGACCCGCAGCGGGTGCTGCGCTCGGTCGTCGGCATCAGCGCCGTCGTGCCGCCGGACAGCCAGAGCGCCCGGACGCTGGGAACGGAGCGCCAGGGCAGCGGCATCGTCATCGACGGGTCCGGCCTGATCCTGACCATCGGCTATACGGTGATGGAAGCGTCGCAGATCCAGGTCGCCGCCGCCGACGGACGCAGCTATCCCGCCAACATGGTCGCCTATGATCCCGTCAGCGGATTCGCCCTGCTGCGGGCGGAGATGGGGTTCTCGGCTCCTTGGATGCGGCTGGCCAAGGCGGACACGGTGACCGGTGCGGTGAAGGAGGGCGACACGCTGCTGGCGCTCAGCGGCGGCGGCAATCGCGGAGCGACGGCGGTGAAGCTGGTCGGCAAGCGGGAGTTCGCCGGCTATTGGGAATATCTGGTGGATGAGGCGCTGTTCACCTTCCCGCCGATTCGCGCCTTCAACGGCGCCGCCCTGGTCAATCGCGAGGGGCGGCTGGTCGGAGTCGGCTCGCTTCTGGTGGCGGAAGCGGTGCCGGGCCGCGGCCTGCCCGGCAACATGTTCGTTCCGGTCTCGGCCCTGGAACCGATCCTGGCCGATCTGCTGGCCTACGGCCGGCGGCAGGAACCGGCGCGGCCCTGGCTGGGCGTCACCCTGCGCGAGGAGATGGGGCGGCTGCTGGTGGAGAAGGTGTCGCCGCGCGGTCCGGCCGAGTCGGCGGGCCTGCGTCCGGGCGATTGGATCGTCGGCGTCGGCGGCCAGCGTTTCAGCGGGCTGGCCGATTTCTACCGCAAGCTCTGGGGCCTGGGGCCGGCCGGCATCGTCGTGCCGCTGGAGGTGATGCGCGGCTCCACCCTGACCCCCGTCCCGGTGACCTCGGCCGACCGCGTGCGCTTCCTGCGGCTGAACCCGACGCTGTGA
- a CDS encoding protein-L-isoaspartate O-methyltransferase family protein: MTDFAAARYFMVEGQIRPNKVTDHRLVDVLSELPREAFVPESARGVAYVDDDLPIGKGRFLLEPMVFARMLQAVAVQETDRVLDVGAAGGYSTAVLARLASSVVGLDCDDALTAAASAALAGQGIANAKTVTGPLAEGYAQNAPYDVIVVEGTVPEVPASLTGQLAEGGRLVAIVQGTGGVGEVRLFQRVAGVVSSRILFEARPHALPGFEKKASFVF; this comes from the coding sequence ATGACCGATTTCGCCGCCGCACGCTATTTCATGGTCGAGGGACAGATCCGTCCCAACAAGGTGACCGATCACCGTCTCGTCGACGTCCTGTCGGAGCTTCCGCGCGAAGCCTTCGTCCCAGAATCGGCGCGCGGCGTCGCTTATGTCGATGACGATCTCCCCATCGGCAAGGGCCGCTTCCTGCTGGAGCCGATGGTCTTCGCCCGCATGCTCCAGGCCGTCGCCGTGCAGGAGACCGACCGTGTTCTCGACGTCGGTGCCGCCGGTGGCTACTCCACCGCTGTGCTGGCCCGTCTGGCGTCGTCGGTGGTCGGGCTCGATTGCGACGACGCGCTGACCGCCGCCGCCTCGGCGGCGCTGGCAGGGCAGGGGATCGCCAATGCCAAGACCGTCACCGGTCCGCTGGCGGAGGGGTACGCCCAAAACGCCCCTTACGACGTCATCGTCGTCGAGGGTACCGTGCCGGAGGTTCCGGCGTCGCTGACCGGCCAACTGGCGGAAGGCGGGCGTCTGGTCGCCATCGTCCAGGGCACGGGCGGCGTCGGCGAGGTCCGCCTGTTCCAGCGCGTCGCCGGCGTGGTGTCCAGCCGCATCCTGTTCGAGGCCCGGCCGCACGCGCTGCCTGGCTTCGAAAAGAAGGCGTCCTTCGTGTTCTGA
- a CDS encoding rhodanese-like domain-containing protein, with protein MAAPFEIEVEELDRRRKADDGPVILDVREPWEFALCAIDGSLHIPMNGLPGRVDELPKDRDVVVVCHHGGRSAQVTMWLRSKGFDRAINLDGGVDAWARRIDPNMKVY; from the coding sequence ATGGCCGCGCCGTTTGAGATCGAGGTGGAAGAACTGGACCGCCGCCGCAAGGCGGATGACGGGCCGGTGATCCTCGACGTGCGCGAACCATGGGAGTTCGCGCTGTGCGCCATCGACGGCAGCCTGCATATCCCGATGAACGGGCTTCCCGGTCGGGTGGACGAGCTGCCGAAGGACCGCGATGTCGTCGTCGTGTGTCACCACGGCGGCCGCAGCGCGCAGGTCACCATGTGGCTGCGTTCCAAGGGCTTCGACCGCGCCATCAACCTGGATGGCGGCGTCGATGCCTGGGCGCGCCGAATCGACCCGAACATGAAGGTCTACTGA
- a CDS encoding TolC family outer membrane protein — translation MTVRSRFARRWLLATALTLTAMGTAVTGAGTAQAQSLEQALAQAYANNPTIGAQRARLRAVDEGVPQALSGYRPTARVTAGVTRSMGESKFNGGSTGSETNAKSVGVTATQPIYDATVAPAVRRAERLVEAQRATLIASEQSVLLAAAQAYLDIVQNQAILQLQTNNEQVLRRQLDAARDRFRVGEYTRTDVSQSESRLSAAIASKISAEGTLRASRATYERLVGAAPGELKAPKPAFRLPKNLDELVELARANNPNVLSASYTEAAQREAVDQQYGRLLPSVNLQASGSRTYDPGRSSGIDLNRSDSAQLTAQVTIPLYQAGQPEALVREAKQTANQARLQIEETRRQVTESAVSAWQALQTARASIESYTAQIKAAQIALEGVRQEAQVGSRTVLDVLNQEQELLNARVFLVRAQHDEMVAAFNVLSASGQLTADRLNLPVEKYDPQANYDKTRGKWFGTSVTE, via the coding sequence ATGACCGTGCGAAGCCGTTTTGCGCGCCGCTGGCTGCTGGCGACGGCCCTGACCCTGACCGCCATGGGCACCGCAGTGACCGGCGCTGGTACGGCCCAGGCGCAGTCCCTGGAACAGGCCCTTGCCCAGGCCTATGCCAACAACCCGACCATCGGCGCCCAGCGCGCCCGCCTGCGCGCTGTCGATGAAGGCGTGCCCCAGGCGCTGTCCGGCTATCGTCCGACGGCCCGCGTGACCGCCGGCGTCACCCGCTCCATGGGTGAGAGCAAGTTCAACGGCGGCTCGACCGGGTCGGAAACCAACGCCAAGAGCGTCGGCGTTACCGCCACCCAGCCGATCTACGACGCCACCGTCGCCCCGGCCGTCCGCCGTGCCGAGCGGCTGGTCGAGGCGCAGCGCGCCACCCTGATCGCCTCGGAACAGTCGGTTCTGCTGGCCGCCGCCCAGGCCTATCTGGACATCGTCCAGAACCAGGCCATCCTGCAACTCCAGACCAACAACGAGCAGGTGCTGCGCCGCCAGCTCGACGCCGCCCGCGACCGCTTCCGCGTCGGCGAATACACCCGTACCGACGTCAGCCAGTCCGAGTCGCGTCTGTCGGCCGCCATCGCGTCGAAGATCTCGGCCGAAGGCACCCTGCGCGCCTCGCGCGCCACCTATGAGCGTCTGGTCGGCGCCGCCCCGGGCGAGCTCAAGGCGCCGAAGCCGGCCTTCCGCCTGCCCAAGAATCTCGACGAGCTGGTCGAGTTGGCCCGCGCCAACAATCCGAACGTCCTGTCCGCCTCCTACACCGAGGCGGCGCAGCGCGAGGCGGTGGACCAGCAATATGGCCGCCTGCTGCCGTCGGTGAACCTTCAGGCCAGCGGCAGCCGCACCTATGATCCGGGCCGTTCGTCCGGCATCGACCTGAACCGTTCGGACAGCGCCCAGCTGACCGCCCAGGTGACCATCCCGCTCTATCAGGCCGGTCAGCCGGAGGCGCTGGTCCGCGAGGCCAAGCAGACGGCCAACCAGGCCCGCCTCCAGATCGAGGAGACCCGCCGCCAGGTGACCGAATCGGCGGTCAGCGCCTGGCAGGCCTTGCAGACGGCGCGGGCCAGCATCGAGTCCTACACGGCGCAGATCAAGGCGGCGCAGATCGCCTTGGAGGGTGTCCGCCAGGAGGCGCAGGTCGGGTCGCGCACCGTTCTCGACGTGTTGAACCAGGAACAGGAACTGCTGAACGCCCGCGTCTTCCTCGTCCGCGCCCAGCATGACGAGATGGTCGCGGCCTTCAATGTCCTGTCGGCCAGCGGACAGTTGACGGCGGACCGCCTGAACCTGCCGGTCGAGAAATACGACCCGCAGGCGAATTACGACAAGACGCGGGGCAAGTGGTTCGGAACGTCGGTGACCGAATGA
- a CDS encoding DUF2497 domain-containing protein: protein MEEILASIRRIISEDGEPAKSETQAPSPPPPPPPPPPPPPPPPPPPVDEEDDVLELTQMVEDEPDERPAFGQPKPDPWAEESSFPEPSPSPPPRWDEPEPEPPPRPAARRPMPAFDDFEDDEPPPPPRPRRRMVDPDDGLISRRTAEDASHHLTHLARELGDDLSIGPMPIGIRTVEEVVRELLKPLLKEWLDENLPTVVERLVQQEIDRMIRRSQKF, encoded by the coding sequence ATGGAGGAAATCCTCGCCTCCATCCGGCGGATCATTTCCGAGGATGGCGAGCCGGCCAAGTCGGAAACCCAGGCGCCTTCGCCGCCTCCCCCTCCGCCGCCTCCGCCGCCCCCCCCTCCGCCGCCCCCGCCACCGCCGGTCGATGAGGAGGACGATGTCCTCGAACTGACCCAGATGGTGGAGGACGAACCGGACGAGCGGCCCGCCTTCGGTCAACCGAAGCCGGACCCATGGGCCGAGGAGTCGTCCTTTCCGGAGCCGTCGCCGTCCCCACCGCCGCGTTGGGACGAACCGGAGCCCGAACCGCCGCCGCGCCCCGCCGCCCGGCGGCCGATGCCGGCCTTCGACGATTTCGAGGATGACGAACCGCCGCCCCCGCCGCGTCCGCGCCGCCGCATGGTCGATCCCGACGATGGCTTGATCTCGCGTCGCACCGCGGAGGATGCCTCGCACCATCTGACCCATCTGGCGCGCGAGCTGGGCGACGACCTGTCGATCGGCCCGATGCCCATCGGCATCCGGACGGTGGAGGAGGTCGTGCGCGAATTGCTGAAGCCGCTGTTGAAGGAATGGCTGGACGAGAACCTGCCGACGGTGGTGGAGCGGCTGGTGCAGCAGGAGATCGACCGCATGATCCGGCGGTCGCAGAAGTTCTGA
- a CDS encoding valine--tRNA ligase encodes MLEKTYRPAEVEEKHYRLWEESGAFAAQPQGNGKPYTIMMPPPNVTGSLHMGHALTFTIQDVLTRYNRMRGRDALWQPGTDHAGIATQMVVERNLAKDGKTRHDFGRDAFIDKVWEWKAESGGTITRQLRRLGASPDWPRERFTMDDGLSRAVRKVFVELHRQGLIYKDKRLVNWDPKLHTAISDLEVEQKEIKGNLWHFRYPIDGEDGRFIVVATTRPETMLGDTGVAVHPEDERYKDLIGKMVRLPLVGRLIPIVGDEYADPETGSGAVKITPAHDFNDFEVGKRCGLEQINIMDRDARLNDNVPEAYRGLDRYEARKKIVAELEALELLEKIEPHTHMVPHGDRSGVAIEPWLTDQWYVDAATLAKPAIEAVETGKTVFVPKQWENTYFEWMRNIQPWCISRQIWWGHQIPAWYGPDGAFFVEETEEEARAAAAKHYGKDVELTRDADVLDTWFSSALWPFSTLGWPDQTPELDRYYPTDVLVTGFDIIFFWVARMMMMGLHFMKDVPFRTVYIHALVRDEKGQKMSKSKGNVIDPLEIIDQYGTDALRFTLSAMAAQGRDIKLAVNRVEGYRNFATKLWNAARYCQMNGCEPVAGYRPVGLTQTVNRWIVGALADAAKKVADSVDAYKFNEAAGAAYQFTWGTFCDWYMEFTKPILAGTDEAAKAETRATTAWVLDQILHILHPLMPFITEELWEQLSPARGNRLISAEWPEFAADIVDPASRDEMDWVVRLITSVRSMRSEMNVPPAAQIELKLKEPNAVSLKRLDTHRDLILRMGRLSSAEPLRGDVPKSSVQAVLDETTLVLPLEGIVDLDKEKARLAKEIDKLASEIKKIDAKLSNEQFVAKAPEEVIEEQRDRREAADQARDKLQKALEMLAG; translated from the coding sequence ATGTTGGAAAAGACGTACCGGCCCGCCGAGGTCGAGGAGAAGCACTACCGCCTGTGGGAGGAGTCGGGCGCCTTCGCCGCCCAGCCGCAGGGGAACGGCAAGCCCTACACCATCATGATGCCGCCGCCGAACGTAACCGGCAGCCTGCACATGGGCCACGCGCTGACCTTCACCATCCAGGACGTGCTGACCCGCTACAACCGCATGCGCGGCCGCGACGCTTTGTGGCAGCCGGGAACCGACCATGCCGGCATCGCCACCCAGATGGTGGTGGAGCGCAACCTGGCCAAGGACGGCAAGACCCGCCACGATTTCGGCCGCGATGCCTTCATCGACAAGGTGTGGGAGTGGAAGGCCGAATCGGGGGGTACCATCACCCGCCAGCTGCGCCGGCTGGGCGCCTCGCCCGACTGGCCGCGCGAGCGCTTCACCATGGATGACGGGCTGAGCCGCGCCGTCCGCAAGGTGTTCGTCGAACTGCACCGCCAGGGGCTGATCTACAAGGACAAGCGGCTGGTCAACTGGGACCCGAAGCTGCACACCGCCATCTCCGACCTCGAGGTCGAGCAGAAGGAGATCAAGGGCAACCTCTGGCACTTCCGCTATCCGATCGACGGGGAGGACGGGCGCTTCATCGTGGTCGCCACCACCCGCCCGGAAACCATGCTGGGCGATACCGGCGTCGCGGTGCACCCGGAGGATGAGCGTTACAAGGACCTGATCGGCAAGATGGTCCGCCTGCCGCTGGTCGGCCGTCTGATCCCGATCGTCGGCGACGAATATGCCGATCCGGAGACCGGGTCGGGCGCGGTGAAGATCACGCCGGCCCACGACTTCAACGATTTCGAGGTCGGCAAGCGCTGCGGGCTCGAGCAGATCAACATCATGGACCGCGACGCCCGGCTGAACGACAATGTTCCCGAGGCCTATCGCGGGCTCGATCGCTACGAGGCGCGCAAGAAGATCGTCGCCGAACTGGAGGCGCTGGAGCTTCTGGAGAAGATCGAGCCGCATACCCACATGGTGCCGCATGGCGACCGCTCCGGCGTCGCCATCGAGCCCTGGCTGACCGACCAGTGGTATGTCGATGCCGCCACCCTGGCCAAGCCGGCGATCGAGGCGGTGGAGACCGGCAAGACGGTGTTCGTGCCCAAGCAGTGGGAGAACACCTATTTCGAATGGATGCGCAACATCCAGCCCTGGTGCATCAGCCGCCAGATCTGGTGGGGCCATCAGATCCCGGCCTGGTACGGTCCGGACGGCGCCTTCTTCGTCGAAGAGACCGAAGAGGAGGCGCGCGCCGCCGCCGCCAAGCATTACGGCAAGGATGTCGAGCTGACGCGCGACGCCGATGTGCTCGACACCTGGTTCTCGTCGGCGCTCTGGCCCTTCTCGACGCTGGGCTGGCCCGACCAGACGCCGGAGCTCGACCGCTACTACCCGACCGACGTGCTGGTGACCGGCTTCGACATCATCTTCTTCTGGGTCGCCCGGATGATGATGATGGGCCTGCACTTCATGAAGGATGTGCCCTTCCGCACCGTCTACATCCATGCCCTCGTCCGTGACGAGAAGGGGCAGAAGATGTCGAAGTCAAAGGGCAACGTCATCGACCCGCTGGAGATCATCGACCAGTACGGCACCGATGCGCTGCGCTTCACCCTGTCGGCGATGGCGGCGCAGGGCCGCGACATCAAGCTGGCGGTGAACCGGGTCGAGGGCTACCGCAACTTCGCCACCAAGCTGTGGAACGCCGCCCGCTATTGCCAGATGAACGGTTGCGAGCCGGTCGCCGGCTACAGGCCGGTCGGGCTGACCCAGACGGTCAACCGCTGGATCGTCGGCGCGCTTGCCGATGCGGCGAAGAAGGTCGCCGACTCCGTTGACGCCTACAAGTTCAACGAGGCCGCCGGCGCCGCCTACCAGTTCACCTGGGGCACCTTCTGCGACTGGTACATGGAGTTCACCAAGCCGATCCTGGCCGGCACCGACGAGGCGGCGAAGGCCGAGACGCGGGCGACCACCGCCTGGGTGCTCGACCAGATCCTGCACATCCTGCACCCGCTGATGCCCTTCATCACCGAGGAGCTGTGGGAACAGCTGTCGCCGGCCCGCGGCAACCGCCTGATCTCGGCCGAATGGCCGGAATTCGCCGCCGACATCGTCGATCCGGCGTCGCGCGACGAGATGGACTGGGTGGTTCGGCTGATCACCTCGGTCCGCTCCATGCGGTCGGAGATGAATGTCCCGCCGGCGGCGCAGATCGAGCTGAAGCTGAAGGAACCGAACGCGGTCAGCCTGAAGCGGCTCGATACCCACCGCGACCTGATCTTGCGCATGGGCCGCCTGTCCAGCGCCGAGCCGCTGCGAGGCGACGTGCCGAAGAGCAGCGTCCAGGCGGTGCTGGACGAGACCACCCTGGTGCTGCCGCTGGAAGGCATCGTCGATCTTGACAAGGAGAAGGCGCGGCTGGCCAAGGAGATCGACAAGCTGGCGAGCGAGATCAAGAAGATCGACGCCAAGCTGTCGAACGAACAGTTCGTCGCCAAGGCTCCGGAAGAGGTGATCGAGGAGCAGCGCGACCGCCGCGAGGCCGCCGATCAGGCCCGCGACAAGCTGCAAAAGGCGCTGGAGATGCTGGCGGGGTGA
- a CDS encoding aa3-type cytochrome c oxidase subunit IV, whose protein sequence is MAATSPNPVSEATVRAHQEMWIAFTRFMKLGIAGVIAVLVLLAIFTL, encoded by the coding sequence ATGGCTGCGACAAGTCCGAACCCGGTCAGTGAGGCGACCGTCCGCGCCCATCAGGAAATGTGGATCGCCTTCACCAGATTCATGAAGCTCGGCATCGCGGGAGTGATCGCCGTTCTGGTCCTGCTGGCGATCTTTACGCTGTAG